The region CAGCAGATGCTGCGCGACAGCGTCTCGGCCTATCTCCTCAAGAACTACGACTTCGACAAACGCCGCGCGATCGTCGGCTCGGACGATGGCTGGTCGCGCGAAGCCTGGGCGCAGTTCGCCGAGCTCGGCCTGCTCGCCCTGCCTTTCGACGAGGACAGCGGCGGCCTCGGCGGCGGCATGGCGGAACTGGTCGCCATCGCCGAACCATTCGGCGCGCACCTTCTTGCCGAGCCCTATCTCGCGAGCGTGATGCTCGGCGGCGCGGCACTGGCTACGGGCGAGAGCGACGTGTCTTCGCAATGGCTCGAAAAAGTCATGGGCGGCGAGGCGATCGCTGCCCTCGCCTACGAGGAAGGCAATGGGACGCCCGATCCGTCGCTGGTCGCAATGCGCGCCGAGCGTGCGGATGGCGGATTCAGCCTGAGCGGTGAGAAGCGCATGGTGCTCGCAGGCGGCGATGCCGACGTGCTCGTCGTCGTGGCGCGAACCTCGGGCGAAGCTGGCGACGACGATGGCCTTGCGCTCCTGCTCGTCGATCCGGCCGCGCAGGGCGTTTCCATCACCGGCTACACCACGATCGACGGTCGCCGGGCGGCCAACGTCGCCTTCGACAATGTGCAGCTTGGCGAAGACGCGCTGGTGCTCGAAAACGCTGCATCGGCCCTTCGCCCGATCCTCGACCGCGCAATCCTCGCGCTATGCGCAGAAAGCGTCGGCGCGATGGGCGCGCTGCTCTCGCAGACCGGCGAATACGCAATGACCCGCAAGCAGTTCGGCGTGCCGATCGGCAGTTTCCAGTCGATCGCCCACCGCCTTGCCGACATGAAGATGGCTTACACCAAGGCGCGCGCGACGCTGCTCTACACGACCGCCCTGCTCGATGCCGGACAGGCAGGGGCAAAGGACATCGCGATCCTCAAAGGGCAGGTCGGTAAGCTCGGCAGGCTGGTCGGCGAAAGCGCGATCCAGACCCACGGCGGCGTCGGCATGACCGACGAGTTAAGCATCAGCCACCTGCACAAGCGTGTGCTGGCAAACGATGCCCTGCTGGGCAATTCGGAGTATCATTTGCGAAAGGTCGGGACGCTCTAACCACGGGCGCGAAGGCCTGGAGCGGGTGATGGGAATCGAACCCTCGTCGTCAGCTTGGGAAGCTGCTGCTCTACCATTGAGCTACACCCGCAGCGCAGACGCGCCTTTGCCGGATCGCCGCCATACGGTCAATCGCGATTGCGTGGCGGCTCGCCCGCCGGCGTTGCGACTATCGGTTGGCGCGGCGGGGACAAAGGCCTAGGGTGGCCCGAACAAGATTCGCATAGCGGAGAGGAATATTCATGCGCCAGGTTGATCACTTCATTGTCGGCGGCGCCGGCGGTTCGGCTGCTCGCACTCACAAGATTTGGAACCCCTCGACCGGCGAGGTTCAGGCGGAAGTCGGCCTCGGCGATGCCGCGCTGCTCGAAAAGGCGGTGGCCGAAGCGAAGAAGGTCCAGCCCAAATGGGCGGCGACCAATCCGCAAAAGCGTGCGCGCGTGATGTTCGAATTCAAGCGCCTCGTCGAAGAGCACAAGCAGGAGCTCGCCGAACTGCTGTCGAGCGAGCACGGCAAGGTCGTCGAAGACGCGCATGGCGACGTGCAGCGCGGCCTTGAAGTGATCGAGTTCGCCTGCGGCATCCCGCAGGCACTGAAGGGCGAATACACGCAGGGCGCAGGCCCGGGCATCGATGTCTATTCGATGCGCCAGCCGCTCGGCATCGGGGCTGGCATCACCCCGTTCAACTTCCCCGCCATGATCCCGATGTGGATGTTCGGCATGGCAATTGCCGCCGGCAATGCCTTCATCCTCAAGCCGTCCGAGCGCGACCCGAGCGTGCCGGTGCGCCTTGCGGAACTGTTCGTCGAAGCCGGCGCGCCCGAGGGGCTGCTGCAGGTCGTCCACGGCGACAAAGAAATGGTCGATGCCATCCTCGACCACCCCGATATCCCGGCGATCAGCTTCGTCGGTTCGTCCGATATCGCGCAGTACATCTACTCGCGCGGCACGGCGAATGCGAAGCGCGTGCAGGCTTTCGGCGGCGCGAAGAACCACGGCATCGTCATGCCCGACGCCGATCTAGACCAGGTGGTCAACGACCTCGCCGGTGCTGCATTCGGCTCTGCCGGCGAGCGCTGCATGGCATTGCCGGTCGTCGTGCCGGTCGGCGAGGAAACCGCCGACAAGCTGCGAGAAAAGCTGATCCCGGCGATCAACGCCCTGCGCGTCGGCGTCTCCAACGACCCCGAAGCGCACTATGGCCCGGTCGTCACGCCCGAGCACAAGGCGCGCGTCGAAGGCTGGATCGACACCGCCGAAAAGGAAGGCGCCGAAGTCGTGATCGACGGTCGCGGTTTCACGCTGCAGGGCTACGAGAAGGGCTTCTTCGTCGGCCCGACCCTGCTCGACCGCGTCACCACCAAGATGGAAAGCTACCAAGAAGAAATCTTCGGCCCGGTCCTGCAGATCGTGCGCGCGAAGGATTTCGAGGAAGCCGTGCGCCTGCCGAGCGAGCACCAGTACGGCAACGGCGTCGCGATCTTCACCCGCAACGGCCACGCCGCACGCGAATTCGCCAACCGTGTGAACGTCGGCATGGTCGGCATCAACGTG is a window of Erythrobacter sp. HKB08 DNA encoding:
- a CDS encoding acyl-CoA dehydrogenase family protein, producing MDFTFSDEQQMLRDSVSAYLLKNYDFDKRRAIVGSDDGWSREAWAQFAELGLLALPFDEDSGGLGGGMAELVAIAEPFGAHLLAEPYLASVMLGGAALATGESDVSSQWLEKVMGGEAIAALAYEEGNGTPDPSLVAMRAERADGGFSLSGEKRMVLAGGDADVLVVVARTSGEAGDDDGLALLLVDPAAQGVSITGYTTIDGRRAANVAFDNVQLGEDALVLENAASALRPILDRAILALCAESVGAMGALLSQTGEYAMTRKQFGVPIGSFQSIAHRLADMKMAYTKARATLLYTTALLDAGQAGAKDIAILKGQVGKLGRLVGESAIQTHGGVGMTDELSISHLHKRVLANDALLGNSEYHLRKVGTL
- a CDS encoding CoA-acylating methylmalonate-semialdehyde dehydrogenase, with translation MRQVDHFIVGGAGGSAARTHKIWNPSTGEVQAEVGLGDAALLEKAVAEAKKVQPKWAATNPQKRARVMFEFKRLVEEHKQELAELLSSEHGKVVEDAHGDVQRGLEVIEFACGIPQALKGEYTQGAGPGIDVYSMRQPLGIGAGITPFNFPAMIPMWMFGMAIAAGNAFILKPSERDPSVPVRLAELFVEAGAPEGLLQVVHGDKEMVDAILDHPDIPAISFVGSSDIAQYIYSRGTANAKRVQAFGGAKNHGIVMPDADLDQVVNDLAGAAFGSAGERCMALPVVVPVGEETADKLREKLIPAINALRVGVSNDPEAHYGPVVTPEHKARVEGWIDTAEKEGAEVVIDGRGFTLQGYEKGFFVGPTLLDRVTTKMESYQEEIFGPVLQIVRAKDFEEAVRLPSEHQYGNGVAIFTRNGHAAREFANRVNVGMVGINVPIPVPVSYHSFGGWKRSGFGDIDQYGMEGLRFWTKTKKVTQRWPDGGGDGSNAFVIPTMG